The genomic interval TGTTCTGTGGTTGTGGGTTCCAGTGCTGTACAGGTAGAGGGGGGGCATGCATCCGGATAAAAATGCATGCACACTGGGGAAGTTAAGCCTCGACTCCTGATCTGAATTCTTCTACCTCCAGGTTTTGGCTCAGACGTTTAAACAAGACATAATCTGTGAGTGTCAGTCCTGCAGTCGCTTTGCAACTCCTTTGCTCTTCCCCCTTCAGATTGTGCGTTCATGTGAAATGTGGTCGTGACCcaattttaaaactttaatccACCACACTTGGCATCAAGAGTTAGGGGTGAAAGGATGAACGTTAGAGGGCAGTGACACAACATGTAACTGAAGGCGATGGTTTCTTGAAAGAagacaggaggaagaagaagagggaaaaaagggtATTCCACACCTCATGTTTTGTTGCTGGCTTCTGATGATTTTTACACATCGAAAATGGCGTCCAATTCCATAAAGGAGTTACTTTACCACCAACGATCGTGGCTTTCTTTTTGGAGATCAAATCCAAAACAAGTAAAAGGGGAAGAAGTGTTTTAacagagggagatgaggagggatgagagagataAGAAAGATAATTCCAGTCCTGGTCTGGATAACGGATAAACAATGAGGATCACCTTTCCTTCATGTTCTTTCGCCCTCATATTCCCCTGTTTTTTGCCATCTTCCCGCCCAGTGTCACATCCTTACTGGCTGGAATGGGATGACCGGAACAGATTAGTAAGGAGCTCAGGTATGTTGCTGAGCCTGGCCCGGGATAACTGGACTGCTACCGAGGTCACATCCAGCCCAGGTTTGGACTATGGCAAGCTGGAAGGAGAGAGGCGACTCATCGGAGAACGGCTGAGTTGCCTTGTATTTACTAGTTGGCATGAAATTTTCAGTGAGGGTCTTAGCATTGCCAGAGCCCAGCTAGTCGTTTAATTTACATGAATACCCCTCCCCCTTCCATGGAGGGGGCCCAAGAGCCATTAAGTGCCCACCTTGCAGGTGTTGTCCGGTGGGTAGATCGAGTCGAAGGGGGGTTGAGGATTGAGGCGAGGGCCTGGGCTGGCTGGTGGCTTTGGGCTGGTTGATCTCTGGGTCTCTGGATCTCTGGCAGCAGTCGAATGTGGCTGGGTCATAATAAGGGCTCGAAAGgctgaagagggagagaggaagagatcaGAGTGAAGAGGAGCATCAGATtcaacagcagctgtttccagTAATCACATCACActtagaaaaacactgacaatgatTGCTTTAACTCTACAAATCTGCCTTTGTCACACTTGTTACTATCATGGGGCTTACCCTCCTTATACAAATGATAAATAAGtgattacatacacacaaaaaatacttcTTTAAATATGATCAGGAATGTTTTGTGAGAGCGTTTACATTTTCATACCAGTTAAATCTAttgcaaaaaaataacaaatatatcCTCTCCTTTCAGCACGATCACAGTAAATTCACCTATTTTCCTTGTGTTTAACTCTAAATATGGACAAATAACAATGAAGTataacacacactgtatctaACATACCTGCTTCTGCAAGTTGAGGCTCGTCCACACCGTCACTTTCCTGtaagaggagaagaaagcaaCCGTGTTATTCCTAATTCATATGCTCAACAATGCAGgagaaaagcaaaataaaagatCATAAGTCACATCTAATCTCTCCAAATATCTTAATAGACAAACCATCAGATATAAGTTTTCAAAACTTTTGCGACAGGCCTGGACTTGaattaaaagaatatttttttaaacaaaaacaggactACTTTTGATAAACACggctaaaatctaaaataaaaaaatcggaaaataaaaagcagcaaattcatttaattagaaaaacaacatgaatttAGATTCATAAAGCAGACAAATGAATATGCAGTTgattgtcacatttttcatttcaataaatatctgccagtttttcctttttcacagttttaaagctaaaaaaaatagtGTCAAACACAAGTAGTAAATAGCTTGTAATCTGTGACAACAATACGACATAAAAGAAGCAATCAGCTCAGTCATGCTGGTTTTCTGACGGTGCAGTGGTTTAATGTGACAACGAGCATACAGACAGTATGACGAGACATGCAGGTAACAGGACGACCCGAGAGACATGATGAGTGCTGCAGGAAATATGCGTGACAGTGGTGATTAGGCAGCATGGGCGGTTTGTTATGGATgagtgaagcagcagatcatGAACAGCCAGGCAAGGAGGAAGACTGTTTCtcacacaagacaaaaaaacaaaaaaacaaaaacggaTGAACGACCATGCGACACATAAATTAGACGACACGGCTCTTACGAGTCATTTTGACTCTGGTAAGGTCTCTCCGGGGTTTTCTGCCCCTGCTGGATTGGCTGAGGTCGGCGACTGGGGCTCAGGTGGAGGCATGGGCATGGGCATGGGCAGGGGGATGGGCTTACTCTGGCCTTCTGGGGTTTCTGGACCCAGATTAGATGTGGGCTGGCCTATGATTACTGTGTTACCTGTAGCATGAGAACAAGAGTCCTGCAGTGTGAGAGCAGTAACAGAACAGCATGGGCTGATTTACGTTTGTCTGTCAACACCATCTTTCCCTCCAGATGTATTAATGAATAGACATGAAGTTAGTCGAGTTACTGTGGCGTTGACAGGATTTAATCCGAGGCTTCGTGAGTAATAAAATTCACCCCGTGACTATGACTTCTCTCTACTTTAGCTACTGGAACATTTTTACAGTGCTACATAATTTCACTTTACAAGAAAAGAGGTAATAAAACTGCATCATCCACTGAGTTTTACAGACTCCAGCGTTGTTGACGTTTATTTTCCTTGGGGCTCCTTGACTGGTCTATGATCCAGCCACATTTCAGCAACAATAACATCCTTATTTTGAATTTAGCTTTGTTGCActtcattctcctctctcctcgTGCTTCCTGCTTATTTCTGCTATTAACtaaagaataaaagcaaaattatTAAACTATGATGAACcaggaaataataaaatttGACATTCATCTACAGGTAAAAGAAAAGACTGCGATTAACTTAAGTATAGAATGATGAATTCTAACCTCTGTAAGATTTAAGATAAGACTGTGATATGTTCAAGATTTTCAGGTATTACAACAAAATACAGCTTCAGATGCTGTAGAAAAACCAGTGAGCCATCAGATACAGAGAGATGAGCCCTGGAAAGCTGCTCTGTTCAAGCTGCAAAAACAGGTTATTGTAACGTATTAAAACCACAAAGGGCCAGGTCTGACCAGCCTCTTATACTTCAACAAGGACTCAGAGATGTTAATATACTGATGAGAAGATGCATATTCATCTTAAAAACAGCGTCTTCAGTAAACAAGAGTTGAAGAACAAGCATTAAATGCATCTCAGTCCGAGGAGCTCGTACCCTGCCTGCATGAATTAATGTTATAGTTATACAGATAATAGGAGGTGATTAATTTGTTGCCCTCTGGGACATTTTACTGCCTCCAAGATGAACAGTcaatcacaaagaaaaaacGATGTAGTACATCACCACACATCAATGTAACAACCCCAAACCTCTCACCTCCGTCCTGCTCTGCTTTGATTTGAGCCTCCAGGTCTTCAGGGTCGACGTACTGGTAGTTTTCATCGTCGTCGGGTGGTTTACACTTCCCgcagcagaaacaacagcagcagcaacagcagcagcaggtgaacaaCGTACAGCACAGTACCAGACCCTGCAGGAGATAAACATGCAAAgagaaacactttttaaaacagttttcagGCATGTGACAGCAGACGGTGGAAACTCATAGAACTGTCTTTATCTCCAAATTACTGACCTTTGGAAAATTAAAATTATGAACAGTGAGGATTTTATTTAATCTTGTAAAACAGATTAGTCAAATCAGATCAAGTCAAATCTTATTTATGTATCCCAGTATCACAAAATTGCCTTAAGGGGCTTAAAAGattataaacacagttttgtaCAGTAAATTGTCCTGGCATATTCAGGACTCGTCTGACACCAGAGCTGTCAAAAATTTGCCATGGAAATTTTTCACTTTATGATTTGGTTAAAGTAATTTTAGAGGATAAGAACAGACCCTTTATGTGCAGCTGGTACAGAAAGAGACAGCAGCACCCTACAGGAAAATACATAACACTATAAACTTAACTATGGTTTCTGATACAGTCACGACAACAACATTATGGGCGTCACAAAGCCGGCATGTGATGCTGACCTGTTGCATTGGACTGGACTGTACAAGTGTGTGTTAGCACCAGTTGCATAGGAACAAATCAAATCCGGGCAAACTGACAAATATGTTGTGGATGTTTCCCAAGAATAAACTATTTAACTTCAAAATAACAGCTGCACTGACTTGTAACaaggagaatggagcctctgttgttcctgaacacctgttgttgcactgtgtaactttggtttggttcaatctccctctaactgagtgatagtcgGAATCAGGAATCAGATCCCGCTAGTTTAAGagtaaagctgaactgtagatcagttacAATCAtatagaagtcattaaaaaccagggTTCATCTCAGATGAGCCAAGAAATTTTagaaatatcaagaattataaacagattttggtctgtttgttacagcgacagcacttcttgctccagaagccggggatcatgggtaatatacactaTGCAGTTGGACCTCCAGGCTGAAttaccactcatggctgcagagggcgctgctgctcagcaaaagttacattatgttgctttaagtGTCTGCtaatacagtaaaacaagaGTTTTTACTTTGgaaatgttcagtatttaatTTGCAGTTCATGAAAATCCTTCAACCTGAAGTGACTGTAATAAAACATGAGCAACTCTCTCAAAATGGTCAAATGAAATACGTATAAAGTTATACGCAGCTTCAActcacctgaaaaaaaaaatctgtaacagcctttaaaaatatatgcaaacaagaacacacaccTTAAACCACCATTTGGACATGAGGAAGTAATATTTGACGCTTTCCTCTCCAAACTGTTCAGACACATAAAGGCCCATGGAGCCATATTCATCATAAATCTTCCTCTTGGTCTCATCATTTAAAATAGAGTTGGCGTTGTTAATCTCCTTAAACTTCTCCGCTGCCTCCGGGTTGTCTGGGTTCTTGTCTGGGTGGTACTTCAGCGCTAGCTTTCTgaaaggagagaagacagaacTCAGGACACAGAAAATCAAATGATGCAAAGtgaagcagaggaaaatgttgGGACAGTGTTTCAGTGGAGGACGGAGGAAAGGAGGCAAATGAGGAAACAGGGTCAAATCTGTTATTTGTATCTTTAGTTTGTTAAAGCTTTGCTCTTTAGCAGTATGACTGGTGGAGGAATCAGCACTTGAGCAACGTGGCCACTTTGCCAACACAATCAGGAACAGGATTATAAACGAAGGATTTAGGAAATACCTAAAGTAATAATTACAGCGCGATTACCCTGCCTACTCTGAAGAAACTAATCTCTTCAGAGAGACAGCTTAAAAAGTTGAGAAATAATTCACATTACTGAACGCTGGCTCACCTGTATGCTTTCTTGATGTCCTCAGCTGAGGCTCCTTTCTCCAGCCCTAGCACCTTGTACACGCTCTCCCCAGCGGTGGACATCTTCCTTTGGGGGCGGGAGGAGTTTGGTTCAGCCATGGCTCACCTCTGTTaatgagggaaaataaaaaaacgaCTTCACCAAATATCATGAAAAGATTATGAAGTTGCAGCATGTTACGAGATTCAGCACAGTCTAAATACTCTGACCAAGATTATAACATCTAACTCTAAATTCCCAACATGGCTGTTAAACAAAGGAGCAGCCTGAAGTATCTTATGTAGATTGAGTCATTTAGTGCAGAGGATAAAGTTTCAGAAGCATTAAGTGCTATAGGAGGAAATGGAGAATATTAACAActcataaacaaataaaatccaGCATCACAAAAAGAACATTTCttaaacataacaacaaaaaactcCAGCAATGTCAATATTTCACTGTGAGGAAATAAATCAAGTCAAGACTTGCAGTGGTCTGATATTACAGGCTAGAGGACGTCACCACAGCTGAAACCATTAGTTATTAATcgactattttgataatcagttaaaTGTTGAAGCGATTTTCttgcaaaaataccaaaaaatcCCTATTCCAACTTATTAATTTTGGGGATttgctatttttcttttatttatgtgatagtaaataaatcatttccCTCCTTCCCCATGTCTCAGACTaagcttaaaactttcctttgtGATGAAGCTTACAGTTAGAGCTCAGGTCTTGAACCATCCCCTTGTTATactgctataggcctagactgcaGGGGCgccttcccatgatgcactgagctcctctctcttcctctccatctgtacatattcatatcccataactgcatgttactaactcaacatctcctctctcctgttgtttccTGCAGGTATTTCTGTGGAGTCTGGATCCGGTTCTTGCATGCACCCCTCTGCTCCCATGATGCTGCTCAACACCCACTGCTGCAACTATTATTACTAtggtctggttctgctcaaggtttctgcctcttaaaaggaagtttttcctcttcactgtcgTCAAGTGCAAGTACAGTTCCCACCAGTTCATAAATAATATTACAGAGAATATCTGCTgtacatgaaaagtgccttgagataacttctgttaacttcttctcttctttagGAAATTCTTAACAGCTATTCTTCActgtttactgacattttatcgACCAAATTGTTGTGTATTATCTTTTAAAATGCACCAGTTTGTACCTGCCTCACATCCAAGTGCATTTATAGATACAGGACAAAACGTCACCAcatttatcttgtttatttacCTTGTTTTCTACTGCTGCTGGTCTCTGCAAGGCatcaaacattattttgttttataagCCTAAAGTgccctgtgttttgtttcaaataattaatacataataGAGAAGAATAACTGGCAGTTTTATCAATAATGACAATAACTGTTACTTGCAGCCCTATAATAGACCATTACATAAAGCAATACAGTTAATTATATTTCAAATTCAGTTTGTTCACAGGGATGAAAcgaagaagaaaacatgaagCCTGGTGACTGAattaagtgaaataaaatattgatttagtCTAATTGTTATTCTGGCAAAGACACAGGAACATCTCTACTGTCTCTATCCAACCTCCTGTTAACAAACACCAGGATTACCATGTTAAATCCCATATAAACCAATTGTACTGCAGTGAGGGGGGTTTCCTAATGAGCCTATAGGACTGACTGAACAGCATCATGAGCAAGATTTTAATCAGCACAGAGCATTATTCTCCATGGTGTTGTCAAGTGCAACCAGCTGTGTGCTCCAGCACAAACATATAATCTGCAACTGAAATATGACTTATCTACTGTAGCTCCTGTTCTCACACTCTATTTATCTGCAGATTATATTCTCGATTTGTACATCGTTTGGTTTGTGAAATGTTaggaaattgtgaaaaaagGCCATTACAATGTCTTGGAAACTCAAGGTGACGTCCTCAAATGTCTCATCTCTCTGAGCAACAGCCTGAAAACCCACAGATATTCACTTTGCTatcacataaaacagaaaagagtcCAGTAATTTCTTTGAAATGTGAagagtttctgtttttacatcacTGTAAGTAaaacatctttgggttttggactgttggtccaacaacacaagacatttgaagacgtcaACTTTGGCTTTAAGAAATTGTAAAAGGgaatttttgatattttaagaAGCAAACTGATTAATTTAGTCTTAAACAATCTTAGAAATGAATCAGCAGATTCattgataattaaaaaaagctCCTCAAGGTACAGGAAACAGTTGCGTGTTTAAACATCCAGCAGATCCAAAACAACAGTATTGTTCATTTGGAGTCGTGTTTCTGGTTTCCTGGAAAATGcaaatccaatattcactccACCATctcttgagggaaatatctgactctttagctgctaaatgctcaaactgagtctgtctgtctgctgctcggTGCTGAGCAGGCAAAATCCCAAAGCTGCAGGTTAAACAACGAGCTGAAACTTGTTATAAATATTCATGTGATAATtttctgtaggttcatcactatgagTGACCCATTTGTGATACATTGTCATTATAAATTATTGCTAATAGCTGCTTTAATTAGACAACTTGTTCTCATTTGTTTATCTGCCGACGTCAGCTGTCAGGCTTTTGGTGCACATCCATCTTTAAAATCAAGTGCAAGAGCGAGCTGTTTCTGTCTTCTCCATCTTT from Lates calcarifer isolate ASB-BC8 linkage group LG7_1, TLL_Latcal_v3, whole genome shotgun sequence carries:
- the dnajc5ga gene encoding dnaJ (Hsp40) homolog, subfamily C, member 5 gamma a isoform X1 — translated: MAEPNSSRPQRKMSTAGESVYKVLGLEKGASAEDIKKAYRKLALKYHPDKNPDNPEAAEKFKEINNANSILNDETKRKIYDEYGSMGLYVSEQFGEESVKYYFLMSKWWFKGLVLCCTLFTCCCCCCCCCFCCGKCKPPDDDENYQYVDPEDLEAQIKAEQDGGNTVIIGQPTSNLGPETPEGQSKPIPLPMPMPMPPPEPQSPTSANPAGAENPGETLPESK
- the dnajc5ga gene encoding dnaJ (Hsp40) homolog, subfamily C, member 5 gamma a isoform X2, with protein sequence MAEPNSSRPQRKMSTAGESVYKVLGLEKGASAEDIKKAYRKLALKYHPDKNPDNPEAAEKFKEINNANSILNDETKRKIYDEYGSMGLYVSEQFGEESVKYYFLMSKWWFKGLVLCCTLFTCCCCCCCCCFCCGKCKPPDDDENYQYVDPEDLEAQIKAEQDGGK